A window of Ranitomeya variabilis isolate aRanVar5 chromosome 2, aRanVar5.hap1, whole genome shotgun sequence contains these coding sequences:
- the LOC143808151 gene encoding uncharacterized protein LOC143808151 yields MKTAKLHNRTPKTCPLCFRPQKILSTHLKRTCMRISSEDDRKATLESAKQTLVNIASKGTAIDYEEILSLGSLENVVPFLEERGFVIFNKPSTSAPFSAGASSEPTTAAQTEVLKEKVAGVLAPEETEEEMEVTPAHEEHEVENVPTLLEPEKPTEDWHIEEEEEEEEEEEEERHDEGEDSREGHRDVESTRPPEEGHDEENVEEEGSDQTTQRALQTRWTVDTRKKMMAAGLYKRHSLQDPLLVGFSNYLQHTLGVRYFRQEVADVARFLFYMNPKVANLDFVKDVQRVHSFFTKLRHLNLANQTIFNYLKHVRRFMTYNLRASNLFERNRALFKSCEFFLTVTEDIQKRLSKGISREVVSKRYLALTTSQHTPQECRKILDVAKQPFLKCVQAIKDGCDLQGTQLEIIYYLQALLLLKHLQRPGVVRNMTVSEWKERISHTYDGENLVVIGVKLHKTATQQVATFVLSKEEEMWFRVYFERVRPKLVRKNSPQETFFLSTSGKELFNVSNDIARYHHKYKLPVISSQLVRRVCETWTLPKYSDSEKCLFAKYLAHTNMTAERTYREKTLTDICHAYKLVAQAGEETSDEPQASTSRDAEACTAQEGDRREEDRRLQVDMTDQEEDSSEEEQISEPDEIWTTRARSPSPQLKVTRSKRKRMGQDRSHTRHEDPTDCRRDTLPKRVPVVYLRRLDEDTAQTCAHSGCRSLHCPRGKPQGRRLKTTSVPD; encoded by the exons ATGAAGACTGCTAAACT TCACAACCGAACACCGAAGACTTGCCCATTATGCTTCAGGCCACAAAAAATCCTCTCTACGCATTTAAAGCGGACATGTATGAGAATAAGCAGTGAAGATGACAGAAAAGCCACTCTGGAATCAGCCAAACAGACGCTGGTCAACATTGCGTCCAAGGGAACGGCTATCGATTATGAAGAGATCCTGTCTCTTGGATCCCTGGAGAATGTGGTCCCCTTCTTGGAAGAAAGAGGGTTTGTAATATTCAACAAACCATCTACCTCTGCACCATTTTCTGCTGGTGCTTCATCAGAGCCAACAACCGCTGCTCAAACTGAGGTACTAAAAGAGAAGGTTGCAGGTGTACTGGCCCCAGAGGAGACAGAAGAAGAAATGGAGGTTACACCTGCACACGAAGAGCATGAAGTTGAAAATGTACCCACCCTATTGGAGCCTGAAAAGCCTACAGAAGACTGGCatatagaagaagaagaagaagaagaagaagaagaagaagaagaaagacaTGACGAAGGAGAAGACAGCAGAGAAGGTCATAGAGATGTTGAATCTACACGGCCACCTGAGGAAGGTCACGATGaagaaaatgtggaggaagagggttCTGATCAAACCACACAGAG AGCCCTGCAGACAAGATGGACAGTGGATACAAGAAAGAAGATGATGGCAGCTGGTTTATACAAACGCCACTCTTTGCAGGACCCACTGCTGGTGGGCTTCTCCAACTATTTACAGCACACCTTGGGGGTGAGATACTTCAGACAGGAAGTTGCGGATGTAGCCAGGTTCCTCTTTTACATGAACCCCAAAGTTGCCAATCTGGACTTTGTAAAAGATGTACAAAGAGTCCACTCCTTCTTTACAAAGCTGCGGCACCTGAATCTGGCAAATCAGACCATATTCAACTACCTAAAACATGTGCGTAGGTTCATGACTTACAATTTGAGAGCCTCCAACCTCTTTGAAAGAAACCGTGCACTGTTTAAGTCATGTGAGTTTTTTCTGACCGTGACCGAGGATATACAAAAGAGGTTGTCAAAGGGAATATCAAGAGAAGTTGTCAGCAAAAG GTACCTGGCACTGACAACATCGCAACATACACCTCAGGAGTGCCGGAAAATCCTGGATGTGGCAAAACAACCATTTTTAAAGTGTGTTCAAGCTATCAAAGATGGATGTGACCTTCAAGGCACCCAGCTGGAGATAATTTACTATCTGCAGGCCCTGCTCCTGCTGAAGCATCTGCAGCGACCGGGGGTCGTACGGAACATGACT GTGTCCGAGTGGAAGGAGAGGATTAGCCACACATATGATGGGGAAAACCTTGTTGTTATCGGTGTAAAGTTACACAAGACCGCTACACAGCAAGTGGCCACATTTGTCCTATCTAAGGAGGAAGAAATG tgGTTCAGAGTTTACTTTGAAAGAGTCAGACCGAAGCTTGTGAGGAAGAACTCGCCACAAGAGACATTTTTCCTCTCTACCTCAGGGAAGGAGCTCTTCAATGTCTCAAATGACATTGCACGGTACCATCACAA GTACAAACTTCCGGTTATCTCAAGTCAACTTGTGAGGAGGGTATGTGAGACATGGACTCTCCCAAAATATTCTGACTCAGAGAAGTGTCTCTTTGCAAAATATCTTGCGCATACCAATATGACTGCTGAAAGGACATACAGAGAGAAGACCCTGACGGACATATGTCATGCATACAAACTAGTGGCACAGGCAGGGGAAGAAACCAGTGATGAGCCTCAAGCCAGCACTTCAAG ggatgccgaagcctgcactgccCAGGAAGGAGACCGCAGGGAAGAAGACCGAAGACTCCAAGTGGACATGACTGACCAAGAGGAAGACAGTAGCGAAGAAGAACAAATTAGTGAACCGGATGAGATCTGGACTACAAG AGCAAGATCACCCTCTCCTCAGCTCAAGGTAACGAGGTCCAAGAGAAAGAGGATGGGGCAGGACAGGAGCCACACAAG GCATGAAGACCCAACAGACTGTAGAAGGGACACACTACCAAAACGTGTTCCCGTCGTCTACCTACGTCGCCTTGATGAGGACACTGCCCAAACCTGTGCACACTCT ggatgccgaagcctgcactgccCAAGAGGGAAACCACAGGGAAGAAGACTGAAGACTACAAGCGTACCTGACTGA